One stretch of Nocardia mangyaensis DNA includes these proteins:
- a CDS encoding type II toxin-antitoxin system VapC family toxin, with the protein MTAKHLRGLADTNILIYLERLLRESLPGELLTSTVTLAELSAGVHQTDDAMERAQRIARLQRTEAVFDPLPFDSEAARHYGLIAAGVIAHGRKPRRREADLMIAAVAAARRLPLFTTNPDDFKGTENLVTVVPVQRP; encoded by the coding sequence GTGACCGCCAAGCACCTGCGCGGTCTTGCCGACACCAATATCCTGATCTACCTGGAGCGATTGCTCAGGGAGTCGCTGCCCGGCGAGTTGTTGACCAGTACTGTCACCTTGGCAGAACTGTCCGCAGGTGTGCACCAAACCGACGATGCGATGGAGCGGGCGCAGCGAATCGCTCGCCTACAGCGCACCGAGGCGGTGTTTGACCCCTTGCCGTTCGATTCCGAGGCCGCACGGCATTACGGACTGATCGCAGCGGGCGTGATCGCCCACGGTCGCAAACCTCGACGCCGAGAAGCGGATCTGATGATCGCGGCCGTTGCCGCCGCCCGCCGACTGCCACTGTTCACCACCAACCCTGATGACTTCAAAGGCACCGAAAACCTCGTGACGGTCGTCCCGGTACAAC